The genomic region GTTCAACCCTTCGCGACATCACCATGAAGACCGGCTGGACGCCAAAAGCGGCCAGAACTCCGCCGATCCCTTCAGTAACCATCAAACAGGTCCGTCAGTATCTGCGTGAATCCCGTGACGAGAGAAAAGAGTTCCTTCGCAAGTGCGGTAAGCGGATCCACCGGGATTCTATCTATACCGGCCGCGATCACGACCAGTGGCTTCGTCTGACGACCCTCGGCTGTTGCCGGCAGGTCGGTCGAGCGGCGTTTCTTCTGAGTACGCCGGAGAGTAAAGTCCTGATCGACTGCGGCGAATCACCCGGCGCAACCGGCGCTGCCTCCTCTCCGTATCTGAATGTTCCGGAGATCTATCCGTTCACGAATCTGGATGCCGTCGTTTTGACCCACGCCCATCTTGATCACTCGGCATTTATTCCACTTCTGTTCAGATACGGATATGATGGTCCGGTCTATACAACGCCGGCGACCCGTGACCTTGCAACAATGCTTCAACTGGATTATCTGGATGTGAACAACAAGGAGGACCGTACGCCCCCCTACTCCTCGAATGAGATCCGTGAGTTTGTGAAACATACCATTGCTCTGGGCTATGGGGATGTCACCGACATTGCTCCTGACATGAAGCTGACTTTACACAATGCCGGTCATATCTTAGGCTCGGCGATCGCTCACTTCAATGTCGGCAACGGCGTGTACAATGTTGCCTTTACGGGAGATCTGTTCTACGGCAAGAGCCGGCTGTTCAATCCGGCTGTGTCTCAGTTCCCCCGGTTAGAGTCTCTCATCATTGAAAGTACTTACGGCGGTTCAGATGACTTCGCCCCGTCAAGGGTCGAGGCGGAAGAGCGTCTGTATGAGGTCATCAATGAAACCCTCGGTCGCGGCGGGAAAGTTCTGATCCCGGCATTTGCCGTTGGACGGTCCCAGGAACTGATGCTCGCCATCGAAGAGGGTATGAGAAATAATCGTATCCCGAAGTGTAAAGTTTACCTTGACGGCATGATCAAAGAAGCAACGGCGATGCATACGGCATACCCCGAGTATCTCAACACTGACCTTCGTAACCTTATCTTCCGGGATAATTACAATCCGTTCCTTGCGGAATGTTTCGAGCAGGTGGATTCCTATGATAAACGTCAGGCGGTCATCTTCTCAGAAGATCCCTGTGTGATCATCTCCACGAGCGGTATGATGAACGGCGGTCCGGTCATCGAGTATCTGAGCAACCTTGCTGATTCCCCGAAGAATATGATCATCTTCGTCGGGTATCAGGCAGAAGGAACCTACGGCCGGCGTATCCAGAAAGGCTGGCGTGAAGTGCCGATCGGCAAACGCGGCACGATCGTTATCAATATGGAGATCCAGACGGTGGAAGGTTTCTCCGGTCACGCAGACCGGAAGCAGCTGATGAACTATGTTCAGTATGTTCAGCCGAAGCCCGAACGGGTGTTTACGATCCATGGTGAAGAGTCCAAGACGATCGACTTCGCCAGTTCGATTTATAAAAAATTCCACATTCAGACTGTGTCTCCCCAGAACCTTGAGACATACCGACTGGTTTGAGCAGCTGCTCAGCCGGCCCCCGCTTTTTTCTCTTAGATGCATATGCAAATCCCAGGATCATTGTTGTCATCATTCCCTGATTCCGCTCTGAATCTCTGAAATGTGCCCGGCCGATACACAAGTGTATTATAGAATGGGCACTGAAAAACCTATTAATTATTTTACAGGATAGATGCAATCATGGATACCAGAATGAAATTCTTAGAGCATGAACTTGCCGAGCAGGAACGCGGGCTCGCCGGCAAACAGGAAACTGCGCAGATCGTAGTGGAAAAAGCAGAAAATACTCAGGAACTTGAACATAAAATCCGCGAACTTGAGATAATGGTCAAAGGACTTACTGAGGAACTTCTTGATCTGAAGTCGGTCACGCGTAAACTTGGTGCCCAGGTGGAAAAACTCGGCGGCACTCCTATAAAGAGCCATCCGGAAGCCTCCCGCTTTGGCGTCAGAAGGAGCGAGGTCGTCGCTGAACCTATCGCAGAGCCTGCTCCTGCCCGCCCTGCCGAATCTGCATCCCGTATCACTCCACCGGTCAGACGATCGGTCGCCGAGGCTCCGGCTCCCCGTATGAGCCGGCCTACTCCTTCTCCGACTCCCGCTCCTGAGCCGGTACGGGCATCGGCCCCTGTAATCCCTGATGTTCCTGTCGAAAATCTGAAACCCGGCGAGTTTGAGTATGTCATGCAGCAGGACGGTACCATTCAGAAACGGAAGAAAACGAACGATCATAATGTTATCATCGCAGGTACCGGGTATAACCCGTCCCGTACCTCACACTCCTTATCTATTCGTGCCGACTCTTCAGCTGTTATTGAAGCTGATGATAATGACACTGTGGAAATCAAACGTTAACGGAGTTCATTCGTGCACATTGTCCAGGTTGACATCGACAACTTCAAGTCTTTTTCCAGAAAGACAAAAATTCCTTTTTATGAAGGGTTCACCGTAATATCCGGGCCGAACGGCTCGGGAAAAAGTAATATCATCGACTCAATCCTTTTTGTCCTGTCTTTATCCACCTCACGAAATCTTCGTGCTGAAAAGCTCACTGATTTTATCAATACCATGTCCGGCAAAAACACCGCAGAGGTCACCCTCACTTTTTCGGACGATACAAAGATCCGCCGGAGGATCAAACGAACTGCAAATGGATACTATAGTTACTATTATCTGAACGAAAAGACCTGCTCCCAGACGGAGATCCTAGAGTATCTCGCAAAACGCGGCATAAAACCGCATGGATATAATGTCGTCATGCAGGGAGATATATCCCGGATTATGGACATGAGCGATCTGGAACGCAGGCGTATCATTGATGAGATCGCGGGAGTTGCGGAGTTTGATGATAAAAAAGAACAGGCTCTCGTTGAACTTGAACAAGTCAGGGCAA from Methanocorpusculum sp. harbors:
- a CDS encoding beta-CASP ribonuclease aCPSF1 — protein: MQVEDRLKELKVTINKKVPRGVTVTDVEFEGPEMVIYTDDPKLFAEDHDLIKTLARDLRKRIVVRPNILGDTEEAYDMIKAVVPESAGITDIFFDTDTGEVLIEAEKPGVVIGKNGSTLRDITMKTGWTPKAARTPPIPSVTIKQVRQYLRESRDERKEFLRKCGKRIHRDSIYTGRDHDQWLRLTTLGCCRQVGRAAFLLSTPESKVLIDCGESPGATGAASSPYLNVPEIYPFTNLDAVVLTHAHLDHSAFIPLLFRYGYDGPVYTTPATRDLATMLQLDYLDVNNKEDRTPPYSSNEIREFVKHTIALGYGDVTDIAPDMKLTLHNAGHILGSAIAHFNVGNGVYNVAFTGDLFYGKSRLFNPAVSQFPRLESLIIESTYGGSDDFAPSRVEAEERLYEVINETLGRGGKVLIPAFAVGRSQELMLAIEEGMRNNRIPKCKVYLDGMIKEATAMHTAYPEYLNTDLRNLIFRDNYNPFLAECFEQVDSYDKRQAVIFSEDPCVIISTSGMMNGGPVIEYLSNLADSPKNMIIFVGYQAEGTYGRRIQKGWREVPIGKRGTIVINMEIQTVEGFSGHADRKQLMNYVQYVQPKPERVFTIHGEESKTIDFASSIYKKFHIQTVSPQNLETYRLV